From one Paenibacillus terrae HPL-003 genomic stretch:
- a CDS encoding ABC transporter ATP-binding protein, with the protein MCHLTIDIRGLCKSYGSHQVLNELHFHIDNGIFGLLGDNGAGKTTLMKILATLLGFDRGEVEIFGHSLKKEPDAIRSLLGYLPQHFDFFPNVTIMESMNYFAALKGIQGKRHIQEETSQRLIEVGLIDQVHKKIKQLSGGMKQRLGIAQAMLGQPKLLIVDEPTVGLDPKERIAFRNLLQNYGEDRIILLSTHIVPDVSSTCDKLLILKEGRCLYQGAIDDMIRTVEGKVWLADVGKRQLEQLSQQARITSIVRKEGRIQARLLCNRPPDCCTEVTPETANLEDAYLYISDPEES; encoded by the coding sequence ATGTGTCATTTGACTATTGATATTCGAGGTTTATGTAAGTCATATGGTTCTCACCAAGTGCTTAACGAGCTTCATTTTCACATTGATAATGGTATATTCGGACTGCTCGGAGACAATGGGGCAGGTAAGACCACTTTAATGAAAATTCTTGCCACTTTACTTGGATTCGACCGAGGGGAAGTTGAAATATTCGGTCATTCTTTGAAAAAAGAACCGGATGCTATTCGTTCTTTACTGGGGTACTTGCCACAGCATTTTGATTTTTTTCCAAATGTAACGATTATGGAATCTATGAACTATTTTGCGGCTTTAAAAGGTATTCAAGGTAAGCGTCATATTCAAGAGGAGACATCACAGCGATTAATTGAGGTGGGACTTATCGATCAAGTTCATAAAAAAATAAAACAGCTGTCTGGGGGAATGAAGCAGCGCTTAGGAATTGCCCAAGCTATGTTAGGACAGCCTAAGTTGTTAATTGTTGATGAGCCGACGGTTGGACTGGACCCCAAAGAACGAATTGCTTTTCGAAACTTGCTTCAGAATTATGGAGAAGACCGGATTATATTGTTATCTACTCATATTGTTCCTGACGTTTCGAGTACATGTGATAAACTACTCATTTTAAAGGAAGGCCGTTGTCTGTATCAAGGGGCTATAGACGATATGATTCGAACTGTTGAAGGTAAAGTATGGTTGGCTGATGTTGGTAAGCGTCAATTGGAACAATTAAGCCAACAAGCTCGAATCACCTCCATTGTGCGGAAGGAAGGAAGAATTCAGGCTCGCTTATTGTGTAACCGCCCTCCAGATTGCTGTACAGAAGTCACACCCGAAACGGCTAATCTTGAGGATGCGTATCTGTACATTTCCGATCCGGAGGAGAGTTAA
- a CDS encoding ABC transporter ATP-binding protein: MEREADHLNIRAIFHSFQYWPKLSKLLWSTEPMYFIIIIIGYLLKGILPIANLLSIQYLVSEIETRSLSHTLQISAVFPLILVMFCGLLISSLIEYSDKLFQIALINQLQTLIVLQTSTFNLADFENPQVHNQLKRVQNDSIDRPIQIYKELINFLSSMVTLCSSIAILIAFRWWILLILIVSPLASFYSLLRFTQIQYVAKKKRAPLQRKSRYINYLLTNEKSFKEIVLYQLSDYFTAKYKSIFDIFYKEDKYLAKKRINLYLSFQVISTLFIAIALIMIIQISWQEKLLVGSIYALVQAVLLTNQNINTVSQGLISLCDHNLYLDELFAFFNINHKQENSGMLLRESGVRADATIECIEFKNVSFAYPDQKELALKDVSFKMKRGESLALVGRNGSGKTTVIKLLTGLYEDFKGDILINSISIRNYNKETLYDRIGVIFQDFVQFDFSVRENIGFGSIGHLELDARIWESAQLTGVDKVIRDLPNQLEQQLGRNFEGGIQLSGGQWQKIAISRALFKDADVYVLDEPSSFLDPESEKQVFRQFQNFINDRLCLYISHRYTSVLYADKILVLDKGQIVEEGTHQELIKSRGLYYDLFSDEINTFQEALVTNDAR, encoded by the coding sequence ATGGAACGTGAGGCAGACCATTTGAATATAAGAGCTATATTTCATTCATTCCAATATTGGCCGAAGTTATCTAAATTATTATGGAGTACAGAACCTATGTATTTTATTATCATCATTATTGGTTACCTTCTAAAAGGAATACTCCCGATTGCCAACCTTCTTTCCATACAGTATTTGGTTTCTGAAATAGAGACTAGATCATTATCGCATACGCTTCAAATAAGCGCAGTGTTCCCCTTAATTCTCGTGATGTTTTGTGGTCTGCTCATTTCAAGTTTAATTGAGTATTCTGATAAACTATTCCAGATCGCTCTGATAAATCAATTGCAAACATTAATAGTATTACAAACATCAACATTTAATCTTGCGGATTTTGAAAATCCGCAAGTACATAATCAACTCAAAAGAGTACAGAATGACTCGATAGATAGGCCTATCCAGATCTATAAAGAACTCATTAATTTCTTAAGTTCCATGGTCACGTTATGCTCTAGCATTGCCATTTTAATAGCGTTCAGATGGTGGATTTTACTCATTCTCATCGTTTCCCCACTAGCATCCTTTTATTCTTTACTGAGGTTCACACAAATCCAATATGTAGCCAAGAAGAAACGGGCTCCTTTACAACGCAAATCCAGGTATATAAATTACTTGTTAACTAATGAAAAGTCTTTTAAAGAAATCGTATTGTATCAACTTAGTGATTACTTTACAGCAAAATATAAGAGCATTTTTGATATTTTCTATAAAGAGGATAAGTATTTAGCAAAAAAACGTATCAATTTATATTTGTCTTTTCAAGTAATAAGTACATTATTTATAGCCATTGCTTTGATAATGATCATACAAATATCATGGCAAGAAAAATTACTTGTTGGCAGTATTTATGCATTAGTTCAAGCAGTATTATTAACTAATCAAAATATAAATACGGTATCTCAAGGGTTGATTTCATTGTGTGATCATAATCTGTATCTAGATGAATTATTCGCTTTTTTTAACATAAATCATAAACAAGAGAATTCTGGTATGCTGCTAAGAGAATCAGGTGTACGAGCTGATGCAACAATAGAATGCATAGAATTTAAAAATGTTTCATTTGCCTACCCAGATCAAAAAGAATTAGCTCTCAAAGATGTAAGCTTTAAAATGAAGCGTGGAGAATCCCTTGCTCTAGTTGGCAGAAACGGGTCAGGAAAGACAACAGTAATAAAACTTTTAACGGGATTATATGAAGATTTTAAAGGAGATATTTTAATCAATTCTATCTCAATCCGGAATTATAACAAAGAAACGCTTTACGACAGAATAGGCGTTATATTTCAAGATTTTGTTCAATTCGATTTTTCAGTAAGAGAAAATATAGGCTTTGGCAGTATAGGACATCTTGAGCTTGATGCTAGGATATGGGAATCGGCGCAACTTACAGGAGTAGATAAGGTAATACGAGATTTGCCTAATCAATTGGAACAACAGCTAGGAAGGAATTTTGAAGGAGGCATACAGCTTTCTGGAGGGCAATGGCAAAAAATAGCGATATCCAGGGCGCTCTTCAAAGATGCTGACGTTTATGTATTAGATGAGCCTAGTTCATTTCTTGATCCAGAATCAGAAAAACAAGTATTTCGACAATTTCAAAATTTTATTAATGATAGACTGTGCCTCTACATCTCTCATCGCTATACCTCTGTTTTATATGCAGATAAAATTTTAGTTCTGGACAAGGGCCAGATTGTAGAAGAAGGAACCCACCAAGAACTAATTAAAAGTCGAGGGCTTTACTATGACTTATTTTCTGATGAAATTAATACATTCCAAGAAGCGCTAGTTACTAATGATGCACGCTAA
- a CDS encoding muscle M-line assembly protein unc-89 Uncoordinated protein 89 — protein sequence MEQKQNLIDRRSDYLSNAVKRGASPDNIKADLEEMDKQIQQMDEAIQKQTLEERRKALGTDEESKKEIEKGLAEKTEQYNPKTAEEQKQSFFTYTMKGIVSANNELKMAKVTKMAQITLQSEAKGWENSDPAKSAALREKAEGLNSKILDIAGAVNEHITEALQREQPITREDNQSDEEKQRVEAEGVWTEQELNAYSDSAKGKTEAVGTNVNTVA from the coding sequence ATGGAGCAAAAACAAAATCTGATTGATAGGCGTTCTGATTACTTGAGTAATGCGGTCAAGCGAGGAGCCAGTCCAGATAATATAAAAGCTGACCTTGAGGAAATGGATAAGCAGATTCAACAAATGGACGAGGCTATTCAGAAACAGACGCTTGAAGAACGACGCAAGGCTTTAGGTACAGATGAGGAGAGCAAAAAAGAGATTGAAAAGGGATTGGCAGAGAAAACAGAGCAATATAATCCCAAGACAGCTGAAGAGCAAAAACAGAGTTTTTTCACATACACGATGAAGGGTATTGTCTCTGCAAACAATGAGCTGAAGATGGCGAAAGTAACCAAAATGGCTCAAATCACATTGCAAAGCGAGGCGAAGGGGTGGGAGAACAGCGACCCTGCAAAATCTGCGGCCTTGCGAGAGAAGGCAGAGGGGCTTAATAGCAAAATCCTGGATATAGCCGGAGCTGTCAATGAGCATATTACCGAAGCGCTGCAAAGGGAACAACCGATTACCCGTGAAGATAATCAAAGTGATGAGGAAAAACAGCGTGTAGAGGCAGAGGGAGTGTGGACTGAGCAAGAGCTCAATGCTTACTCGGATTCGGCTAAAGGAAAGACAGAAGCGGTCGGCACGAATGTTAATACTGTAGCTTAA
- a CDS encoding peptide maturation system acyl carrier-related protein, with translation MNGTQDVVELELENIFLKLFEIRLNEVDIGAPLLGSGMRLLPRDLVYLFFEVEKSFAIQISQERISEGCFLTYDRLLETVRECINEQRS, from the coding sequence ATGAATGGAACGCAGGATGTTGTGGAGTTGGAACTGGAAAATATCTTTTTGAAACTTTTTGAAATCAGGCTAAATGAGGTAGACATCGGCGCTCCACTGCTTGGTTCGGGAATGAGACTACTTCCGCGTGATTTGGTATACCTCTTCTTTGAAGTAGAAAAAAGCTTTGCTATTCAGATTTCACAGGAACGAATATCGGAGGGCTGTTTCCTTACATATGATCGTTTGCTGGAGACTGTAAGGGAATGTATAAACGAACAGAGGAGTTGA
- a CDS encoding S8 family serine peptidase: MNSKIHVAIIDDGVTAEVFNTNMLYDIEMVSSLPIHFQTSTSAAQDKPLEDERQNTYMMNHGTLCAGIVQAYFPNAVISSVKILKQRKGNADQLCAALRWCVKHGVQVANISLGSTDFRDRTLLREVVNEVAAAGLIMVSAAHNGGFLTYPASFSNVIGVECDRSGNLAAGQYRYNLEAAFGGGIEFTAFARHALTDVLGGTVLCPNSNSYAAPLITAQVCMLLQSSKCIYSIELLKNELQEHSCNLVQASRLPVQRYRNPDWIQCAFVFKAGAATCTVAPYYFQIQREILISSQEAVPVIKAVLVQEHEQQRTTIEVGKYIEQTESITDTLILLGHMDAVTLRQVSQLAIQYGKHVVYAGEWQCDIPTMGFFSRQLRLWHGEVGLQRELEKYKEGKSLEIPFVAIYYDGEMDIFYFLHLLKMSFVRDGYHCWVAMDQSRAVLHDMEYICFSRTVNRMEELVCCCNKTASMAHADVVILCLEARQGLDGLRKQNSPDTELELWLQTTEGSEAIRISIVSNNKLLEKRTLQGLNVEAIDALYKYIEYVLVN, from the coding sequence GTGAATTCTAAGATTCATGTAGCGATTATTGACGACGGAGTTACTGCGGAAGTCTTCAATACAAATATGTTGTATGATATTGAAATGGTCTCTTCATTACCAATTCATTTTCAAACATCCACAAGTGCTGCCCAAGACAAGCCCCTGGAAGACGAACGACAGAATACGTACATGATGAACCATGGGACATTATGTGCAGGTATTGTACAAGCCTATTTTCCGAATGCAGTGATAAGTAGTGTTAAAATATTGAAACAAAGGAAAGGAAATGCTGATCAACTTTGTGCTGCCCTGCGCTGGTGTGTAAAACACGGGGTACAGGTAGCCAATATCAGTCTGGGAAGTACCGATTTTCGGGATCGTACCTTATTGCGGGAAGTGGTGAATGAAGTTGCGGCCGCAGGGCTTATTATGGTAAGTGCCGCACACAATGGCGGTTTTCTCACTTATCCTGCTTCCTTCAGCAATGTGATTGGAGTAGAATGTGACCGAAGCGGGAACCTTGCTGCAGGTCAATACAGGTATAACCTTGAGGCGGCCTTCGGTGGTGGAATTGAATTCACGGCTTTTGCTAGACATGCCCTTACAGACGTGTTAGGAGGGACAGTGTTGTGCCCTAACAGCAACAGCTATGCAGCCCCGCTAATCACGGCACAGGTATGTATGTTATTGCAGAGCTCTAAGTGTATTTATTCTATAGAGTTGCTTAAGAACGAATTGCAGGAACATAGCTGTAATCTGGTGCAAGCCTCCCGTTTACCAGTGCAACGGTACAGAAATCCAGATTGGATTCAGTGTGCGTTTGTATTTAAAGCAGGTGCTGCTACCTGTACAGTGGCACCGTATTATTTTCAGATTCAACGTGAAATTCTGATCTCCTCTCAAGAGGCTGTTCCTGTGATCAAAGCGGTGCTCGTGCAGGAGCATGAGCAACAGCGGACAACCATAGAGGTTGGGAAATACATAGAGCAAACGGAGAGTATAACCGATACCCTCATTTTATTGGGGCACATGGATGCGGTTACCCTTCGGCAAGTGAGTCAATTGGCTATTCAGTACGGTAAGCATGTGGTTTATGCAGGTGAATGGCAGTGCGATATCCCCACGATGGGCTTTTTCTCCCGTCAATTGCGCTTATGGCATGGAGAGGTCGGCCTACAGAGAGAACTGGAGAAGTATAAGGAAGGAAAGTCTCTTGAAATTCCGTTTGTCGCTATTTATTATGACGGGGAAATGGACATATTTTATTTTCTGCATTTGCTGAAAATGTCTTTTGTCCGGGATGGATATCATTGTTGGGTTGCAATGGATCAGTCCAGAGCTGTATTGCATGATATGGAATACATTTGCTTTTCTCGTACTGTAAATAGAATGGAGGAGCTTGTATGCTGTTGTAATAAGACCGCCTCCATGGCTCATGCGGATGTTGTTATTCTTTGTCTGGAGGCCCGTCAGGGTTTGGATGGGTTGAGGAAACAGAACTCACCGGATACAGAGCTGGAGCTTTGGTTGCAAACAACTGAAGGATCAGAAGCTATCCGAATTTCTATAGTAAGTAATAATAAACTTCTGGAGAAAAGGACGCTCCAAGGTTTAAATGTGGAGGCTATAGACGCTCTGTATAAATATATAGAGTATGTGCTGGTCAATTAA
- a CDS encoding ABC transporter permease produces MGQVTRALVQFEVLLMKKSVVFFIALTFSSLLIPLFLYLGAGNKNNELWIFLHHGQMFFTILLMPLMYSVLYDGEKQKMISSVIMPKLHTGAQYFYCKSCVLWGVVCLFQFVALAMICVVQWTTHGKAPFLTLFPLTAASVATIGFSVQVTVILNLLLRKQLYVNIIMLVYLLTSITINLPYISIWFNPDWITSNFFTWSFTFGRIFLFLLAWVLMKVSNHLWMARVQE; encoded by the coding sequence ATGGGACAAGTAACCAGAGCCCTGGTTCAATTTGAAGTTTTGCTTATGAAGAAAAGTGTAGTGTTTTTTATAGCACTAACGTTCTCTAGTTTGTTAATTCCTTTATTTTTATATCTGGGAGCAGGGAATAAGAATAACGAGTTATGGATATTTTTGCATCATGGACAAATGTTCTTTACCATATTACTAATGCCGTTAATGTATTCTGTTCTTTATGATGGCGAGAAGCAAAAAATGATCTCTTCTGTTATTATGCCTAAATTGCATACAGGAGCTCAATATTTTTATTGTAAGAGTTGTGTATTATGGGGAGTGGTTTGCTTATTTCAGTTTGTCGCTTTAGCTATGATTTGCGTAGTTCAATGGACGACTCATGGTAAGGCTCCATTCTTGACACTGTTTCCTCTAACAGCAGCGAGTGTGGCAACTATAGGTTTTTCTGTTCAAGTCACCGTCATATTGAACCTGCTATTACGCAAACAACTGTATGTGAATATTATAATGCTTGTCTATCTTTTAACCAGTATTACTATTAATTTGCCCTACATATCCATCTGGTTTAATCCAGATTGGATTACTTCTAACTTTTTCACATGGTCGTTTACTTTCGGACGAATATTCCTATTTTTACTTGCGTGGGTATTGATGAAAGTCAGTAATCATCTATGGATGGCGAGGGTACAAGAATGA
- a CDS encoding arylsulfatase regulator, whose product MGESKAKDYYVQIYFRMFHYRKPSAGMPLEAHHGGPCVPGVQRLFADVNGNLYPCERVSEQSEVVQIGNVGSGFDVDKISQILNVGTITEDACKICWNFRFCTLCVAVADDLHTLSREMKLNHCSVVKNDVRHTLLDFCMLNELGYDFSDDTIALVRNLNLLGRYSEVALISFKGSGMIGKDACVADKGTATGLTVKPESCLEQELEQCDDVLLVRSNFKLDITELYLPLIIKAMKLGKKVMCNFILPDECMNIIDQYRNHESKLTLKNTFDIFTKGLTAPDPASVFTISLRQSFLYWA is encoded by the coding sequence GTGGGAGAATCGAAGGCTAAGGACTATTATGTTCAGATATACTTCCGGATGTTTCATTATAGAAAGCCGTCTGCAGGCATGCCACTGGAGGCGCATCATGGGGGACCGTGCGTGCCGGGCGTCCAACGCCTGTTTGCCGATGTAAATGGAAATCTGTATCCGTGTGAGCGGGTAAGCGAGCAGTCTGAGGTGGTTCAGATTGGAAATGTAGGTTCAGGCTTTGATGTGGATAAAATCAGTCAAATATTAAATGTTGGCACCATTACGGAAGATGCCTGTAAAATTTGCTGGAATTTCCGCTTCTGTACGCTATGCGTCGCTGTGGCAGACGATTTGCACACATTATCCAGAGAAATGAAGCTGAACCACTGTTCTGTAGTGAAAAATGATGTAAGACATACTTTACTGGACTTTTGCATGCTGAATGAGCTTGGATACGATTTTTCTGATGATACGATAGCCCTTGTGAGAAATTTAAATTTATTGGGCAGATACAGTGAGGTCGCACTTATTTCCTTTAAGGGATCGGGCATGATCGGGAAGGATGCCTGTGTAGCCGATAAGGGAACGGCTACGGGGCTCACGGTGAAACCGGAGTCTTGTCTGGAGCAAGAGCTGGAGCAGTGCGATGACGTCTTGTTGGTGCGTTCGAATTTTAAACTGGACATCACGGAGCTCTATCTGCCACTGATTATTAAGGCCATGAAGCTCGGGAAAAAAGTAATGTGTAATTTCATTTTACCGGATGAATGCATGAATATCATCGATCAGTATCGGAATCATGAAAGCAAGCTCACGTTAAAAAATACATTCGATATATTTACCAAGGGACTTACTGCCCCGGACCCGGCTTCGGTATTCACGATTTCTTTACGCCAGTCATTTTTATACTGGGCTTAA
- a CDS encoding TIGR04066 family peptide maturation system protein: MGLNERTNKLGLQFAVRQKLEAAGYRISQMTSNGCGELVGAHSFPQFMLESGLTETQKIIMFNRFLKKIEQSEKPDLILVGIPGGVVPYNNTFTNYFGITSFLASRAVVPDGLICCLHYDEYNTQYLEHVQKYLENRFSSSLLGYALCNNVFDSYSSSTVNMQYSSVDSRFVEEKKREFSDYPVPIMNLSNDDDIGKMADHILNYFSSEQNLIKL; encoded by the coding sequence CTGGGCTTAAATGAGCGGACAAACAAGCTTGGACTCCAGTTTGCTGTTCGACAGAAGCTTGAGGCGGCAGGATATCGGATTTCCCAGATGACGTCGAACGGGTGCGGGGAACTGGTCGGTGCTCATTCCTTTCCGCAATTTATGCTGGAGAGTGGGCTGACGGAGACCCAGAAGATTATTATGTTCAATCGTTTTCTGAAAAAAATAGAGCAAAGCGAGAAGCCTGATCTTATACTCGTAGGCATTCCGGGAGGGGTAGTACCATATAACAATACCTTCACGAATTATTTTGGTATTACATCTTTTCTGGCATCAAGGGCTGTCGTACCTGACGGTCTGATCTGCTGTCTTCATTATGATGAGTACAACACTCAGTATCTGGAGCATGTGCAAAAGTATCTTGAAAATCGTTTTTCTTCATCTTTATTGGGATATGCCTTGTGTAACAATGTATTTGACAGCTATTCTTCCTCTACTGTGAATATGCAATATTCTTCTGTGGATAGCCGATTTGTCGAAGAGAAGAAGCGGGAGTTTTCTGATTATCCTGTACCCATAATGAACCTGTCCAATGATGACGACATCGGAAAGATGGCTGATCATATTTTGAATTATTTTTCAAGTGAGCAGAATCTTATTAAGTTGTAA